In Primulina huaijiensis isolate GDHJ02 chromosome 16, ASM1229523v2, whole genome shotgun sequence, a single genomic region encodes these proteins:
- the LOC140961790 gene encoding BEL1-like homeodomain protein 11, producing MVKMVSEDSPSDSNSSILHQFIISNSISDQNQFANQHFDAYGTDSVSNIPYAQSLPLSIQCLGERISRSVDLHTSRLSDESDVSHRTRLMDLLGTSNEGAHQAQRLSLSLGSVSCPQIDSGYLNTAIDRMITDNYSFVRNGFSPSSGSQNQSCSISHGTESFSAVVGISKYLKPAQSLLEEMVGVGGKDIDASNQKYVEKLSHGSLKGSFGLSSEIKAEFFSNELRSEKHGTFVSLLKLLALLDEVERRYKEYYHHMEELVSSFEVIAGLGAGKSYTALALQAMSNHFRSLRKAILSQIRVSKRKIEKDMPRISARLSQLSLFDQEPRHHQTPVQQIIQNSRQAWRPIRGLPENSVMILRAWLFEHFLHPYPNESEKLMLASQTSLSKNQISNWFINARVRLWKPMIEEMYNEEFAESSTESDQVLTSCCTTREGAGDSAEELS from the exons AT GGTGAAAATGGTTTCCGAAGATTCACCTTCAGACTCAAATTCTAGTATTCTGCACCAATTCATCATCTCAAACTCCATATCTGATCAAAATCAGTTTGCAAACCAGCATTTTGATGCTTATGGAACAGATTCCGTTTCCAATATCCCATATGCTCAGTCTCTACCTTTAAGCATTCAATGCCTTGGTGAAAGAATTTCGAGATCTGTGGACCTTCATACCTCTCGATTATCGGATGAATCTGATGTTAGCCATAGAACACGGCTAATGGATCTTCTTGGAACATCAAATGAAGGAGCCCACCAAGCTCAGAGGCTCTCACTTTCTTTAGGCTCCGTTTCTTGCCCACAAATCGATTCCGGTTACCTAAACACAGCAATTGATCGAATGATAACCGATAATTACTCTTTTGTGAGAAATGGTTTTAGTCCATCGTCAGGTTCTCAAAATCAATCTTGCTCGATATCACATGGGACTGAATCATTTTCCGCAGTGGTCGGAATCTCTAAGTACTTGAAACCAGCTCAGTCTCTTCTTGAAGAAATGGTTGGAGTTGGAGGCAAGGACATTGATGCTAGTAACCAGAAATATGTGGAGAAATTATCCCACGGCAGCCTGAAAGGATCATTCGGGCTATCTTCCGAGATTAAAGCGGAGTTTTTCAGCAATGAATTGCGGTCTGAGAAGCATGGAACTTTTGTTAGTCTTCTAAAGCTTCTTGCTTTACTGGATGAG GTGGAGAGAAGATATAAAGAATACTATCATCACATGGAGGAATTGGTGTCATCATTTGAAGTGATTGCTGGTTTAGGAGCTGGAAAATCTTACACTGCTCTTGCACTACAAGCCATGTCCAATCACTTCCGCAGTTTAAGAAAAGCGATATTGTCTCAAATTCGAGTTTCAAAGCGAAAGATCGAAAAGGACATGCCTAGGATCAGTGCCAGATTATCCCAACTAAGCCTGTTTGACCAGGAACCTAGGCACCACCAGACTCCAGTTCAACAGATTATACAAAATTCGCGTCAAGCTTGGAGGCCGATTCGAGGATTGCCAGAAAACTCTGTTATGATTCTTCGTGCTTGGCTTTTCGAACACTTTCTACACCC GTATCCTAATGAATCTGAAAAGCTTATGTTAGCATCACAGACAAGCCTGTCCAAGAACCAA ATTTCGAATTGGTTCATAAATGCCCGAGTCCGACTGTGGAAGCCGATGATCGAAGAAATGTACAATGAGGAATTTGCTGAGTCTTCCACTGAATCTGATCAAGTGTTGACGAGCTGTTGCACAACAAGAGAGGGAGCAGGAGATTCCGCAGAGGAACTAAGCTGA